The Aeromicrobium tamlense nucleotide sequence CATGACGCAGAACCCGGCGTTCAAGGAGAGCTACCAGAAGTGGATCGACGCCGAGTGGTGGCGCCTCCAGCTGCCCACCGAGCTCGGCGGCCAGCCCGCCCCCTCGTCCCTCGTGTGGGCGATGGGCGAGTTCGTGCTCGGCTCCAACCCCGCCATCTGGATGTACGGCGCCGGCCCGGCCTTCAGCCGCGTCGTGTGGGAGAACGGCACCGAGCGCGACCAGAAGATCGCGCAGATCATGATCGACCGCAAGTGGCTGACCACGATGGTCCTCACCGAGCCCGACGCCGGCTCCGACGTCGGCGCCGGCCGCACCAAGGCCTTCCCCAACGAGGACGGCTCGTGGCGCATCGAGGGCGTCAAGCGCTTCATCACCTCCGCCGTGAGCGACCTCGGCGAGAACACGATGCACCTCGTGCTCGCGCGCCCCGTCGGCGTCGAGGGCGTCGGCGGCCCGGGCACCAAGGGCCTGTCGCTCTTCCTCGTGCCCGAGCACCACTTCGACCACGAGACCGGCGAGCTGACGGGCGAGCGCAACGGCGTCTACGTCACCAACGTCGAGAAGAAGATGGGCATCAAGGTCTCGGCCACGTGCGAGGTCACCTTCGGCGACCCGCAGCTCGGCGGCCAGGCCACCGGCTGGCTGCTCGGCGAGGTGCACGACGGCATCAACCAGATGTTCCGCGTCATCGAGAACGCCCGCATGATGGTCGGCTCGAAGGCGATCGCGACGCTGTCGACCGGCTACCTCAACGCGCTCGAGTACGCCAAGGAGCGTGTCCAGGGTGCCGACCTGACGAACCCCGCCAAGGACGCCCCGCGCGTCACGATCACGCACCACCCCGACGTCCGCCGCTCACTGCTCACGCAGAAGGCGTTCGCCGAGGGCCTGCGCTCGCTCATGCTCTACACGGCCACGTTCCAGGACGAGGTCCAGATCAAGAAGGAGTCGGGCGAGGACGCGAGCCTAGCCGCCTCGGTCAACGACCTGCTGCTGCCGATCGTCAAGGGCTACGGCTCCGAGCGGTCGTGGGTCCTGCTGGGCACCGAGTCGCTGCAGACGTTCGGCGGCTCGGGCTTCCTGCAGGAATACCCGCTCGAGCAGTACGTCCGCGACGCCAAGATCGACACCCTCTACGAGGGCACGACGGCGATCCAGGGCCAGGACCTGTTCTTCCGCAAGATCGTGAAGGATCAGGGCCGCGCGCTGGGCTACCTGTCCGAGCAGATCAAGTCCTTCATCGACAACGAGGCCGGCAACGGTCGCCTCAAGGTCGAGCGCGACCTGCTCGCCCAGGGCCTCGACGACACCACCACGGTCATCACCGCGATGTTCACCGACCTCATGGCCTCGAACCCGGCCGACGAGAACGGCGACATCCGCAACGTCTACAAGGTCGCGCTGAACACCACGCGCCTCGTGTACGTGCTCGGCGACCTGGTCGTGTCGTGGCTGCTGCTGCGCGGCGCCGAGGTGGCGCAGGCCAAGCTCGACGCCGGCGCCTCGGGCGCGGACAAGTCGTTCTACGAGGGCAAGGTCGCCGCGGCGTCCTTCTTCGCCAAGACGGTCCTGCCCCGCCTCGCGGCCGAGCGTGCGATGGCCGAGACCGTCGACCTCGACGTCATGGAGCTCGACGAAGCGGCCTTCTGAGCCAGCCTCCTCCGCCACCCCTTCCCTACTTTTGGAACGCGATGCACGCTTTCCGGCGCGCGAACGGTGCAACTCGTTCCAAAAGTGGAGAGGGGGAGGGCGCGCGGGGTGACCGGCGCCGCGCGTGAGTCCCTCTAGGCTGGGCGGGTGGAGCTGACCCGACGACGCTGGTACCTCGTGGCGGGCCTGCTCGCCGCGCTGGCGTGGATCGCCGGCACGGCCTTCGCCGCGTCCGCGTGGGACCCGCTGCGCGAGGCGGAGGTCGTCCCCGTGGGCCAGCCCATCCAGGCGAACGGGTCCGACGACCTCGCCGTCCTCACCGACCTGCCGCAGCCCGAGCGCGCGATCTCGTGCGTGGCCCGCAACGGCAAGGAGCGCACCCCGGTTCCGCCGGCCACGGTGGACATCGTGGTCGACAGCGACGGCAGCCGCTGGCACCTCATCGGCGTCCTGTCCGACGCCCCCGACGAGACGCGCATCGTGTGCCGTCCCGACGACAAGCAGACCGACACCGCTCGCTACGGGACCGCCCTGGTGGACCTCGAGAGCCGCGTCGGGACGGGCCGGGCGATCGCCTGGACCGGGCTCATCGCGGGACTGGGGCTGGCCGGTGCCACCCTGACCGCACGCACCCGCAGGATCCTCGCCCATGACTGACCTCAGCCTCTACGTCGCCGCCTGGCGGCAGTCCGCCGCCGCCGTGCTCGCGCTCGAGCCGGCCGACTGGGACGTCCCCACCGACCTGCCCGGCTGGACCGCGAAGGACGTGCTCGCGCACCTGGTCCACCTCGAGCGCGTGATGGTCGAGGGCGAGACCGACGTGATCGGCGGCGGCAGCGTGCCGGCCGACTACACGAACGCCGGCGTCGCCGCCCTGCGCGACGTGCCGGTGGAGCAGCTGCGCGCCGACCTGGCCGACCTCGTCGCCCGGCGCGCGAAGACCCTCGAGGAGCTGCCCGACCCGCAGGCCGCCGCCGTGAACACCCCGGCCGGTGTCGAGTGGACGTGGGACGTCGCGCTGCGCAACCGGGTGATCGACCTGTGGTCGCACGAGCAGGACATCCGTCGCGCCGTGGGACTGCCCGGAGGCCTCGACGCGCTCGGCGCGCAGGTGACCGTGGGCACGTTCGCCGCCGCGCTGCCGTACGTCCTGGGCCGCAAGGCCGGGGCGCCCGTGGGCAGCGTGGTGCGCTGGGTCGTCACCGGTCCGGTCCCGCTGGACTCCACGGTCGGCGTGGGCGACGACGGTCGTGCCCGCCGCACCGATGCCGAGCCCACCGCCACCGTGCGGATGGACACCGAGGCGTTCGCGATCCTCGCGGCAGGTCGCCGCGGCCCCGACGGGGTCGAGGTCGAGATCGACGGCGACCGGGAGCTGGCCGAGCGCGTCCTGGGCGCCATGGCCGTCACCACCTGATGCGTCCCGGGCCGGCAGTCCCCGTCGCGCGGCTGGTCCGCCTGGCGCGACGCGGCCTCGCCCGGCTCCAGCGCAGTCCTCGCACACCGCGGAGGTTCGCGGCGGCCCCCGTCCTCGCCCCCGAGGTCGCGCAGCGACTTCGCGAGCGCATCGAGCAGCTGACCCCCGCCGATCGCCGCGCCCTGGATCCCACGAGCCATCCGCGCGACTTCCGCCAGCCCAACGACACGTCGTGCGGCGCGGCGTCGCTCGTCGTGTCGCGGATGCTGCACGACGAGGCCTACGCACTGTGGGTGACCACGGGCCACGACGTCCGCAGCGGCGCCACCGACGCCGCGCCATTCGCCGAGCGCTGGCCCGCGGAGGTCGTGCGGATGCACCGCCGCGTCTCCGGCCTGCGCGACCACGACGGCGACCTCCAGTGGCCGTGGCTGCGCGTCGTCGGCACCTCGCCGTGGGGCGCCGCCCGCCAGATGACCGGCGAGGGAGGCTCGGGACTCCCCTGCCACTCCTACGAGGCGCGCACGCTCGACCCCGACGACCTGGCCTCCGCCTTCGACCTCGTCCTGACGGCCGTCGAGGCCGGTCACACCGTGCCGCTCTACGTGGGCGACGAGGTCCGCCCGGCGCACGTCGTGCTGGCCATGTCCGCCCGTGACGGCGCGGTGCGCGTCTTCGAGCCGAGCGCGGGCCGCCTCGTGCGCGTCGACCGCGACGCGTTCGCCACCGCAACCCTCCGGCTCGGCGGCTGGTCCGTGCCGTGGTTCGCGGTGCTGCCGCGCTGACTGGGGCACCTTCGGGCACACTCGGGGCCATGACCTGGAGCACCGAGGACATCGGCGACCTGACCGGAAGGCGCGCGCTCGTCACGGGCGCCACGAGCGGCATCGGGACCGAGACCGCACGCGAGCTGCTGCGCCACGGCGCCGACGTCACGATCACGGCGCGGGACGACCGGAAGGCGGCCGCCACCGTGGCCGACCTCGGCGGCGACGTCGAGGTGGTGACGCTCGACCTGGCCGACCTGCCGGGCACGATCGCCGCGGCGCAGGGGCTGGTCGACGCCGGCGAGCGCTTCGACGTGCTGGTGAACAACGCCGGCGTCATGGTGCCGCCGTACACGCAGACGATGGACGGCTTCGAGCTGCAGATCGCCACCAACCACCTCGGGCACTTCGCGTGGACCGCCACGCTGTGGCCGCTGCTGCGCGAGGGCGCCACGCGGGTGGTGACCGTGTCGTCGCTGGCGCACGCCTCCACGAAGGGCATCGACCTGCGGTCGCTGGAGCCGAACGGCGACCCGCGCCGCTACAGCCGCTGGCGGTCCTACGCCGAGTCGAAGCTGGCCAACCTGCTGTTCATGAAGGAGCTCGACCGGCGAGTGAAGGCCGTCGGCCTCGGTCTGGTCTCGGTCGGCGCGCACCCGGGTCTGACGTCGACGAACCTGACGAAGACCACCGGGTCGGCGATGCACCACCTCGCCGGTGCCTTCAGCCAGTCGTCGCGAGCCGGGGCGTGGCCGTCGCTGCGCGCCGCGACCGATCCGACCTTCACCGGCGGCGAGTACGTCGGCCCCGCGCGCCTGCGTCAGACCCGCGGACGACCGAAGACCGTGGGGATGACCTCCGCGGCACGCGACCCCCGCCTCGCCGCCGAGGTGTGGTCGGCCAGCGAGTCCGCCACCGGCGTCGTCTTCGAGGTCGCCTAGCCGTCCGCCCCTCCGAGATGTGCTCCGATTTCGACCTTTCAACCGTCTTGAAAGGTCGAAATCGAAGCACATCTCGGCAAGGGGCAGGTCAGCCGAGGCCGGCGTGGCGGGCCCAGCGCTCGGGGTCGTCGCGGACCAGGCGGGCGCGGGTCTTCACCCGGTAGCGCCACACCTGCACGAGCCCGAGTCCCCACAGGACGTACTGGAAGCTCATGGCGGCCTTGTAGTTCTGGTCGGTGTGGTCGAGGATCACGCCCACCGCGACCACGGTGACCAGGCTGGCCAGGAATCCCGCCTGGTTGACGATCCCGGTCGCGGCGGAGAGCCGGTCCACCGGGTTCGAGGTGCGCACGAGGTCGAAGCCGATCATGGCGGCGGGTCCACCGACGCCCACCGCGATCACCAGCACGACGAGCATCCAGCGGGGCGCGTCGCCGGGCCACGCGAGGACCGCCGTCCACGCGGCCATGATCGCCAGGACGATGCCCATGACGAGGGTGGAGCGGTGCCACGGATGGCTCGCGATGAAGCGGCCGAGCACGGGTCCGGCGAACATGACGGCGACGACCATCACGGTCAGCAGCGTGCCCGCGAAGTTCTCCGAGGTGTGCTCGCCCTCGACGAAGAACGGGTAGCCCCACAGCAGACCGAGCACGGTCGAGCTGAACTGCGTGACGAAGTGCATCCAGAACCCGAGCCGGGTGCCGGGGTGCTCCCACGAGTCGGCCAGCGACCGCCGGATGTTCGTCCACGACAACGCCGGCCCGCGCACCGAGCGCGAGTGCGGCTCGTCGCGCACGCGCAGCAGCACCGCGAGCGTGATGATCAGGCCGAACGAGGCGGCCAGGAGGTACGCCCGCGTCCAGCCGAACGTGCTGAGGGCCCAGGTCATCGGCACCGCGGCGATGATCGCGCCCAGCTGCCCGATCGGGCCGGTCATCAGCGTGATCTGCGGGATCTGGCGTGGCGAGAACCACGAGGTCACGAGGCGCAGCAGGCACACGAAGGTCATCGCGTCGCCCATGCCGACGAAGAACCGGGCCACGAGCGCGGTCGGGTAGGACTCGGCGAACGCGAACGCCGTCTGCGACAGCGTGAGGAGCACCGCGCCGGCCAGCATGACGGCACGCGGGCCGAACCGGTCGACCGCGAGCCCCACCGGAATCTGCATGCCGGCGTAGACCAGCAGCTGCAGCATCACGAACGCCGAGAGCTGCGCGGCGCCGATGTCGAAGCGCT carries:
- a CDS encoding cysteine peptidase family C39 domain-containing protein is translated as MRPGPAVPVARLVRLARRGLARLQRSPRTPRRFAAAPVLAPEVAQRLRERIEQLTPADRRALDPTSHPRDFRQPNDTSCGAASLVVSRMLHDEAYALWVTTGHDVRSGATDAAPFAERWPAEVVRMHRRVSGLRDHDGDLQWPWLRVVGTSPWGAARQMTGEGGSGLPCHSYEARTLDPDDLASAFDLVLTAVEAGHTVPLYVGDEVRPAHVVLAMSARDGAVRVFEPSAGRLVRVDRDAFATATLRLGGWSVPWFAVLPR
- a CDS encoding oxidoreductase → MTWSTEDIGDLTGRRALVTGATSGIGTETARELLRHGADVTITARDDRKAAATVADLGGDVEVVTLDLADLPGTIAAAQGLVDAGERFDVLVNNAGVMVPPYTQTMDGFELQIATNHLGHFAWTATLWPLLREGATRVVTVSSLAHASTKGIDLRSLEPNGDPRRYSRWRSYAESKLANLLFMKELDRRVKAVGLGLVSVGAHPGLTSTNLTKTTGSAMHHLAGAFSQSSRAGAWPSLRAATDPTFTGGEYVGPARLRQTRGRPKTVGMTSAARDPRLAAEVWSASESATGVVFEVA
- a CDS encoding MFS transporter, translated to MSVQDRHHPGAYTVWLIGLAAYLLAVFHRSSLAVAGLVASERFDIGAAQLSAFVMLQLLVYAGMQIPVGLAVDRFGPRAVMLAGAVLLTLSQTAFAFAESYPTALVARFFVGMGDAMTFVCLLRLVTSWFSPRQIPQITLMTGPIGQLGAIIAAVPMTWALSTFGWTRAYLLAASFGLIITLAVLLRVRDEPHSRSVRGPALSWTNIRRSLADSWEHPGTRLGFWMHFVTQFSSTVLGLLWGYPFFVEGEHTSENFAGTLLTVMVVAVMFAGPVLGRFIASHPWHRSTLVMGIVLAIMAAWTAVLAWPGDAPRWMLVVLVIAVGVGGPAAMIGFDLVRTSNPVDRLSAATGIVNQAGFLASLVTVVAVGVILDHTDQNYKAAMSFQYVLWGLGLVQVWRYRVKTRARLVRDDPERWARHAGLG
- a CDS encoding acyl-CoA dehydrogenase translates to MSHYKSNLRDVEFNLFELFDRQSILGTGPFDEVDVDTAKSILSEVERLAREDLAASFVDADRNPPVFDPATHTMTQNPAFKESYQKWIDAEWWRLQLPTELGGQPAPSSLVWAMGEFVLGSNPAIWMYGAGPAFSRVVWENGTERDQKIAQIMIDRKWLTTMVLTEPDAGSDVGAGRTKAFPNEDGSWRIEGVKRFITSAVSDLGENTMHLVLARPVGVEGVGGPGTKGLSLFLVPEHHFDHETGELTGERNGVYVTNVEKKMGIKVSATCEVTFGDPQLGGQATGWLLGEVHDGINQMFRVIENARMMVGSKAIATLSTGYLNALEYAKERVQGADLTNPAKDAPRVTITHHPDVRRSLLTQKAFAEGLRSLMLYTATFQDEVQIKKESGEDASLAASVNDLLLPIVKGYGSERSWVLLGTESLQTFGGSGFLQEYPLEQYVRDAKIDTLYEGTTAIQGQDLFFRKIVKDQGRALGYLSEQIKSFIDNEAGNGRLKVERDLLAQGLDDTTTVITAMFTDLMASNPADENGDIRNVYKVALNTTRLVYVLGDLVVSWLLLRGAEVAQAKLDAGASGADKSFYEGKVAAASFFAKTVLPRLAAERAMAETVDLDVMELDEAAF
- a CDS encoding maleylpyruvate isomerase family mycothiol-dependent enzyme is translated as MTDLSLYVAAWRQSAAAVLALEPADWDVPTDLPGWTAKDVLAHLVHLERVMVEGETDVIGGGSVPADYTNAGVAALRDVPVEQLRADLADLVARRAKTLEELPDPQAAAVNTPAGVEWTWDVALRNRVIDLWSHEQDIRRAVGLPGGLDALGAQVTVGTFAAALPYVLGRKAGAPVGSVVRWVVTGPVPLDSTVGVGDDGRARRTDAEPTATVRMDTEAFAILAAGRRGPDGVEVEIDGDRELAERVLGAMAVTT